Proteins found in one Nostoc sp. NIES-3756 genomic segment:
- a CDS encoding helix-turn-helix domain-containing protein, which produces MTDSADNNSHKLLSVAQAAKLLGVSRQRVHDLIKNGQILACKLGRYYYIENAEVDRYRNQPTGKPYQPRTTTVITNSIDNCQ; this is translated from the coding sequence ATGACAGACTCAGCTGATAACAATAGTCATAAATTACTTTCTGTAGCTCAAGCTGCTAAATTACTTGGTGTCTCTCGTCAGCGAGTACACGATTTAATTAAGAATGGTCAAATTCTAGCTTGCAAACTTGGGCGTTACTACTATATAGAAAATGCTGAAGTAGATAGATATAGAAATCAACCTACTGGAAAACCTTATCAGCCACGTACTACCACTGTTATTACAAACTCTATTGACAATTGTCAATAG
- a CDS encoding DNA-methyltransferase, with protein sequence MTSMLPFQLITSDVATQKGLQQIYHSEYGILYQGDCLQFLSSLPNESVDVVFADPPFNLGKEYGKGVSDRLDADKYLIWSQQWLSESIRILKNGGSLFVFNLPKWCIEYGAYLNLQGMCFRHWIACRMPKAFPRGKKMSPAHYGLLYYTKGEPAVFNKVYTPIQVCRHCGGEIRDYGGHRKKLNEKGINLMDVWDSPEDVWEDSYEADSTEVLWTLTEEMWTDIPPVRHRQHKKRVPNELAPIMLERIIAMASNPGQIVVDPFGGAGTTFYAAEKLKRYWLGSEIGDTLPAVERLTDLANGIIEQWESARGSKKSKPRKITASQLSIPYST encoded by the coding sequence ATGACATCAATGCTCCCTTTTCAGCTGATTACCAGTGATGTTGCGACTCAAAAAGGATTGCAACAGATTTATCACAGCGAGTATGGAATACTTTATCAAGGAGATTGTTTGCAATTTTTGTCATCATTACCTAATGAGTCTGTAGATGTAGTTTTTGCTGATCCACCTTTTAATCTGGGTAAAGAATATGGAAAGGGCGTAAGCGATCGCTTGGATGCTGATAAATATTTAATATGGTCGCAACAGTGGTTAAGTGAGAGCATTCGTATACTTAAGAATGGTGGAAGTTTATTTGTATTTAACTTACCTAAATGGTGTATTGAGTATGGTGCATATCTAAACCTTCAAGGAATGTGTTTCCGACATTGGATAGCTTGCAGAATGCCGAAAGCTTTTCCTAGAGGTAAGAAAATGTCTCCCGCTCACTACGGATTACTTTATTACACTAAAGGTGAACCAGCCGTCTTTAATAAAGTTTATACACCAATTCAAGTTTGCCGACATTGCGGTGGAGAAATTCGTGATTATGGAGGACATCGCAAAAAACTAAACGAAAAAGGTATTAACTTAATGGATGTTTGGGATTCGCCGGAAGATGTTTGGGAAGATAGTTATGAAGCAGACTCTACTGAAGTTTTATGGACGTTGACAGAAGAAATGTGGACAGATATTCCCCCTGTTCGGCATCGTCAGCACAAAAAAAGAGTTCCTAACGAACTTGCTCCTATTATGTTAGAAAGAATCATCGCAATGGCATCAAATCCAGGACAAATTGTAGTTGATCCATTTGGTGGTGCTGGCACTACATTTTATGCGGCGGAAAAGTTAAAACGTTACTGGCTTGGTTCAGAAATTGGCGATACTCTTCCAGCAGTAGAAAGATTAACTGATTTGGCTAACGGAATTATTGAACAATGGGAATCGGCAAGAGGAAGTAAGAAATCTAAGCCAAGAAAAATCACAGCCTCACAGCTATCAATTCCTTATTCCACATAG
- a CDS encoding restriction endonuclease, which translates to MKIVQEVSLINIGSFAESSDWSIIRAEIRNAISVIVHPPGTSSFTINPKKHGNGVKPIKEACMLALKDKFDWRLETAINYATKSPGKVDATKVIDNHLFALEWETGNISSSHRAVNKLVLGLLRGIFLGAALVLPSRKLYPYLTDRIGNYEELEPYFDVWRSVHLSEGFLAIFVIEHDQLDSNVPTLSKGTDGRALI; encoded by the coding sequence ATGAAAATTGTTCAAGAGGTTTCTTTAATCAATATTGGCAGTTTTGCAGAATCTAGCGATTGGTCTATTATTCGTGCTGAAATTCGTAATGCTATCTCTGTGATTGTCCATCCTCCAGGTACATCCAGCTTTACTATTAATCCAAAAAAGCATGGTAATGGTGTTAAACCTATTAAAGAAGCTTGTATGCTTGCGTTAAAAGATAAATTTGACTGGAGGTTAGAAACGGCAATTAATTATGCAACAAAATCTCCAGGAAAAGTTGATGCTACAAAAGTCATCGACAATCATCTTTTTGCTCTTGAATGGGAAACTGGTAATATTTCCTCTAGTCATAGAGCCGTTAATAAATTAGTTCTCGGATTACTACGTGGCATTTTTTTAGGTGCTGCTTTGGTACTTCCTAGCCGGAAACTTTACCCATATTTAACTGATAGAATCGGTAACTATGAAGAGTTGGAGCCATACTTTGATGTTTGGCGGTCTGTTCATTTGTCAGAGGGTTTTCTGGCAATCTTTGTCATTGAACATGATCAGTTAGATAGTAATGTACCAACGCTTAGCAAAGGAACAGATGGTCGCGCGTTAATCTAA
- a CDS encoding DUF192 domain-containing protein: MIRWLTLIPIFFSILLMACSSQTTPKLPADNASSPPAVLANNGQTLPISAKATFPNGTTIELEVARTPEQQQMGLMYRPALPDNRGMLFLFGSPQPIKFWMKNVPVGLDMVFLQNGVVKYIETAAPPCRSEPCPTYGPNVPIDTVIELRSGRASELKLRTGDSIKIESLNSSK, from the coding sequence ATGATACGTTGGTTAACTTTAATTCCTATCTTTTTCAGTATCCTACTGATGGCTTGTTCTTCGCAAACAACACCCAAGCTTCCCGCAGATAATGCCAGTTCCCCACCTGCGGTACTGGCAAATAATGGGCAAACACTACCGATTTCAGCCAAGGCGACTTTTCCTAATGGTACAACTATTGAACTAGAAGTAGCACGGACACCAGAACAACAACAAATGGGCCTAATGTATCGCCCAGCGTTACCAGATAACAGAGGAATGCTATTTCTCTTTGGCTCACCACAACCGATAAAATTTTGGATGAAAAATGTACCCGTCGGCTTGGATATGGTCTTTTTGCAAAACGGTGTGGTGAAGTATATAGAAACGGCTGCACCTCCTTGTCGTAGTGAACCTTGTCCTACTTATGGCCCTAACGTTCCCATAGATACAGTAATTGAATTACGCTCAGGCAGGGCATCTGAGTTAAAATTGCGAACTGGAGATAGTATTAAAATTGAGTCTTTGAACTCCAGTAAGTGA
- a CDS encoding DUF2949 domain-containing protein, whose product MTIQTKQGGELQMSPSTYSRLIHFLQEDLSISAASLAVALRHREQDPGPLPMILWQYGLITLDQLEKIYDWLETA is encoded by the coding sequence ATGACTATTCAGACTAAGCAAGGAGGTGAGTTACAAATGTCACCATCTACATATTCAAGGCTTATTCACTTTCTTCAGGAAGATTTATCAATTTCCGCCGCATCCTTGGCAGTGGCACTACGTCATCGTGAACAAGACCCAGGCCCTTTACCCATGATTCTTTGGCAATACGGTTTAATTACCCTGGATCAGCTAGAAAAAATTTATGATTGGTTAGAGACAGCATAA
- a CDS encoding pyridoxal-phosphate-dependent aminotransferase family protein, protein MMPGPTPVPEAVLLALAKHPIGHRTKEFSEILGEVTANLKWLHQTENDVLMLNVSGTGAVEAGIINFLCAGDRILVGANGKFGERWVEVSQAYGLNVETIAAEWGKPLDPSLFAEKLQADTQKQIKAVVITHSETSTGVLNDLATINRHVKAHGTALIIVDAITSLGVVNVPVDAWGLDVVVSSSQKAYMTPPGIGFVCVSPKAWDAYQTANLPKYYLDLGKYRQAAVKDTTPFSPPVNLIVALQVALRMLKKEGLESIFARHERLKNATRAAINGLNLHLLVEDSFASPALTAVVPQKIEADTIRSFLKKRFDLELAGGQDQLKNKIFRIGHLGFVSDRDILSCIASLEVALTELGYTDFIPGAGVAAATQVFKT, encoded by the coding sequence ATGATGCCCGGCCCCACACCAGTACCAGAAGCTGTCTTACTGGCGTTAGCCAAGCACCCCATTGGACACCGTACCAAAGAGTTTAGTGAAATCTTGGGAGAGGTAACGGCGAACCTGAAATGGCTACATCAAACTGAAAATGATGTACTTATGCTGAATGTGAGTGGTACAGGGGCAGTAGAAGCTGGGATAATTAATTTTCTCTGCGCAGGCGATCGCATTTTAGTTGGTGCTAATGGTAAATTTGGAGAGCGTTGGGTAGAAGTTAGCCAAGCATACGGGTTAAATGTAGAAACAATTGCGGCTGAATGGGGCAAACCTTTAGACCCTTCACTATTTGCCGAAAAACTCCAAGCTGATACCCAAAAGCAAATTAAAGCAGTTGTCATTACTCACAGTGAAACCTCAACAGGTGTGTTGAATGATTTGGCAACCATCAACCGTCATGTGAAAGCACACGGTACAGCTTTGATTATTGTTGATGCGATTACTAGCTTAGGTGTAGTGAATGTGCCTGTCGATGCTTGGGGGTTAGATGTAGTCGTTTCTAGTTCTCAAAAAGCTTACATGACCCCACCAGGCATAGGGTTTGTCTGTGTCAGTCCTAAAGCATGGGATGCTTATCAAACTGCGAATTTACCAAAGTATTATTTAGATTTGGGTAAATATCGTCAAGCAGCAGTTAAAGATACCACTCCCTTTAGTCCGCCTGTAAACTTGATTGTAGCGCTACAAGTCGCATTAAGAATGCTGAAAAAGGAAGGCTTAGAATCAATATTTGCTCGGCATGAAAGATTAAAAAATGCCACCCGTGCAGCTATTAACGGGTTAAATTTACATTTATTAGTAGAAGATAGTTTTGCAAGTCCCGCGCTGACTGCTGTAGTACCACAAAAAATAGAAGCTGATACAATTCGCTCATTTTTAAAGAAGCGTTTTGATTTAGAACTAGCTGGTGGTCAAGACCAACTAAAAAACAAAATTTTCCGTATAGGTCACTTGGGATTTGTGAGCGATCGCGATATCCTTAGTTGTATTGCCTCCCTAGAAGTTGCCCTAACTGAACTCGGTTATACAGACTTCATCCCAGGCGCTGGTGTAGCAGCAGCCACTCAAGTTTTCAAAACATAA
- a CDS encoding DUF5340 domain-containing protein translates to MEQLPLPSPIHYELILQLLERQTMSAASQSPELRHQVNQLIITLRKAAAQQKQIEEACKLYSVDIEHRWSINHQSKEVATPD, encoded by the coding sequence ATGGAGCAACTTCCCCTACCATCGCCCATCCATTACGAACTCATACTCCAATTATTAGAAAGACAAACCATGTCAGCAGCCAGTCAAAGCCCTGAACTGCGACATCAGGTTAATCAACTAATTATTACATTACGAAAAGCCGCAGCTCAACAAAAGCAAATAGAAGAAGCTTGCAAACTTTATTCTGTAGATATAGAACACCGTTGGTCAATTAACCATCAAAGCAAGGAAGTTGCAACACCTGATTAG
- the trpC gene encoding indole-3-glycerol phosphate synthase TrpC: protein MQIRRRQPSPAVNVSILCYQVALPDSAPNNILEEIVWQKETEVGQWRDKVPLLELQKQARNAPPTRDFISALKQGRTTPALIAEVKKASPSKGVFREDFDPVAIALSYQQGGASCLSVLTDAKFFQGSFDNLAKVRATVDLPLLCKDFVIYPYQMYLARVQGADAVLLIAAILSDQDLQYFIKIAKALNMAALIEVHNLEELDRVLALDGVALVGINNRNLEDFSVDLQTTCQLLAARGSQLQERGIVVVSESGLHNPEDLSVVSQAGASAVLIGESLVKQPDIEVAIANLFSIR, encoded by the coding sequence ATGCAAATCCGTCGCCGACAACCAAGCCCTGCTGTAAATGTATCAATTTTGTGTTATCAGGTCGCCTTACCAGATTCAGCACCAAACAATATTTTGGAAGAAATAGTTTGGCAGAAGGAAACGGAAGTTGGTCAATGGCGCGACAAGGTTCCCTTGCTAGAATTACAAAAGCAAGCACGGAATGCACCACCAACCCGCGATTTTATTAGTGCTTTGAAACAAGGCAGAACCACACCTGCCTTAATAGCCGAAGTGAAAAAGGCTTCACCCAGCAAAGGCGTGTTTAGGGAAGATTTTGACCCAGTAGCGATCGCCTTATCTTATCAACAAGGCGGAGCTAGTTGCCTTTCGGTATTAACGGATGCCAAGTTTTTTCAAGGTAGTTTTGATAACTTAGCAAAAGTCCGTGCGACTGTAGATTTACCCCTACTTTGCAAGGATTTTGTCATTTATCCATATCAAATGTATCTGGCACGGGTTCAAGGTGCGGATGCAGTGTTATTAATTGCCGCCATTCTCAGTGATCAAGATTTACAGTACTTCATCAAAATCGCTAAAGCTTTAAATATGGCGGCCTTGATTGAAGTTCATAACCTAGAAGAACTCGACCGGGTGTTAGCTTTAGATGGCGTAGCTTTAGTAGGCATTAATAACCGCAATCTCGAAGATTTTTCTGTAGACTTGCAAACTACTTGTCAACTTTTAGCCGCTAGAGGTAGCCAGTTACAAGAACGCGGTATTGTAGTGGTGAGTGAATCGGGATTACATAACCCAGAAGACTTGAGTGTAGTGTCCCAAGCTGGTGCTAGTGCGGTGTTAATTGGTGAATCCTTGGTAAAACAACCAGATATAGAAGTAGCGATCGCTAACTTATTCTCCATTAGGTAG
- the lpdA gene encoding dihydrolipoyl dehydrogenase, with protein MSHEFDYDLVIIGAGVGGHGAALHAVSCGLKTAIIEAADMGGTCVNRGCIPSKALLAASGRVRELRDAHHLKSLGIQIGNVEFDRHAIANHANNLVSKIQGDLTNSLKRLGVDIIRGWGKIAGTQKITVTGDGGEKTITAKDIILSPGSVPFVPPGIEVDGKTVFTSDQGVKLETLPDWVAIIGSGYIGLEFSDIYSALGCEITLIEALDQLMPGFDRDIAKIAERVLITPRDIETKVGIYAKKVIPGSPVVIELADFKTKEVVDVIEVDACLVATGRIPATKNLGLESIGVELDRRNFIPVDERMAVLSAGEVVPHLWAIGDANGKMMLAHAASAQGIVAVENIVGRDRKIDYRSIPAAAFTHPEVSYVGLTETGAKELGQAEGFEIATSRSYFKGNSKALAENEADGIAKVIYRKDTGEVLGVHIFGLHASDLIHEASAAVANRQTVQTLAHLVHAHPTLSEVLDEAYKRAIV; from the coding sequence GTGAGTCATGAATTTGATTACGATTTAGTCATAATAGGCGCTGGTGTAGGGGGACATGGCGCAGCCCTACACGCTGTCAGTTGTGGCCTAAAAACAGCGATTATCGAAGCAGCCGACATGGGGGGAACCTGTGTCAACCGAGGCTGTATTCCATCGAAGGCGCTGTTGGCTGCTTCTGGACGTGTGCGGGAATTACGCGATGCCCATCACCTGAAGTCTTTGGGAATCCAAATTGGTAATGTGGAGTTTGATCGCCACGCGATCGCTAATCATGCCAATAATCTCGTTTCCAAAATTCAAGGGGATTTAACCAATAGCCTCAAGCGTTTGGGAGTCGATATCATCAGAGGTTGGGGCAAAATTGCCGGGACACAAAAAATCACTGTGACAGGTGATGGTGGTGAAAAAACCATTACTGCTAAGGATATTATCCTTTCCCCTGGTTCTGTACCCTTTGTACCTCCGGGTATTGAAGTAGACGGTAAAACCGTTTTCACCAGTGACCAAGGCGTGAAGTTAGAAACTCTACCTGATTGGGTAGCCATTATTGGTAGTGGTTACATTGGTTTAGAATTTTCCGATATTTACTCAGCTTTGGGCTGTGAAATCACTTTGATTGAAGCCCTCGACCAGTTAATGCCAGGGTTTGACCGTGATATTGCCAAAATCGCGGAACGGGTGCTAATTACGCCCCGCGATATTGAAACTAAAGTCGGGATATATGCCAAAAAAGTTATTCCTGGTTCACCAGTAGTAATTGAATTGGCAGATTTCAAAACTAAGGAAGTTGTTGATGTCATCGAGGTTGATGCTTGCCTAGTAGCCACAGGACGCATCCCAGCGACCAAAAACCTCGGTTTAGAGTCGATTGGTGTCGAACTTGACCGCCGCAACTTTATTCCTGTAGATGAGCGCATGGCTGTATTATCAGCTGGGGAAGTAGTACCGCATCTGTGGGCAATTGGTGATGCTAACGGCAAAATGATGCTAGCACACGCCGCGTCCGCCCAAGGCATTGTCGCCGTCGAAAATATTGTCGGCCGAGACAGAAAGATAGACTATCGCAGCATCCCCGCCGCCGCATTTACCCATCCAGAAGTGAGTTATGTCGGCTTAACCGAAACAGGCGCTAAAGAACTAGGACAAGCTGAAGGTTTTGAAATCGCCACCAGCAGAAGTTACTTCAAAGGTAATTCCAAAGCCTTGGCCGAAAACGAAGCCGACGGTATAGCCAAAGTCATCTACCGCAAAGACACCGGGGAAGTTTTAGGCGTACATATTTTTGGTTTACACGCCTCCGACCTCATCCACGAAGCATCCGCCGCCGTAGCCAATCGGCAAACCGTCCAAACCCTAGCCCATCTAGTCCACGCCCACCCAACATTATCAGAAGTGTTGGATGAGGCATATAAACGAGCGATCGTTTAG
- a CDS encoding SWIM zinc finger family protein, with protein MSLPQISEFTVRRYANAKSFQRGEAYFEAGAVTKITQRGQQIQAEVEGNERLPYRVFVNFDDKGIASAQCTCAYSLDGWCKHIVATILVTTRQLEIIEKRPTLEELLDRLDHIQTQRLLQELVAEQPQLIDVIDQHVSWMTNPVPKPISTKPGRQISVNLAAIRGQVKQILRDAVRYFEEGYEEDPITEDLFILVQTALEYSQKGESDNAIAILEAITSTCAENWEEVLEYGADNDEIAWELNLAWCEVILATELTSEEKVDIQVSLEVWQDEWNADFSMTLDALRQGWDYPPLLRVLQGDISEMGVWEREIPNYADDLALIRLKVLESQERYQEYLYLAQAEGQTQEYLTMLGRLGRVEEALAAAETQMKSIEDAFALAKTLAEQGSLAEALDIAQAGFNLPGNSQYELGIWTSDLAEALGHPQAALLALMAAFQVKPCFVDYQRMAELAGETWEGVKAELLRIVRTCRNWGVESAKVDIFLHEGLIEDAISTVTELSSHNSALIHRVMEAAISHNPDWVIANARRRAEKIMDEGKAEYYNDAIEWLGKVRAAYLKSGRQADWSKYREKLMEIHARKRKLMTMFKEPEME; from the coding sequence ATGTCTCTACCCCAAATCAGTGAATTTACAGTCCGTCGTTACGCTAACGCCAAATCTTTCCAACGCGGAGAGGCTTATTTTGAAGCGGGTGCTGTGACTAAAATTACTCAACGTGGTCAGCAGATACAGGCAGAGGTTGAAGGTAATGAACGATTACCTTATAGGGTATTTGTAAATTTTGATGACAAAGGTATAGCTTCGGCCCAGTGTACTTGTGCTTACAGTCTTGATGGTTGGTGTAAACATATTGTGGCGACGATATTAGTCACTACAAGGCAACTAGAAATTATTGAAAAGCGTCCTACACTAGAAGAATTACTAGATCGCCTGGATCATATCCAAACTCAAAGGCTTTTACAGGAATTAGTCGCAGAACAACCCCAACTAATTGATGTGATTGATCAACATGTTAGCTGGATGACCAATCCTGTACCTAAACCGATATCTACCAAACCAGGGCGACAAATTAGTGTCAATTTGGCTGCTATTCGCGGACAAGTTAAGCAAATTCTGCGGGATGCAGTCCGTTATTTTGAGGAGGGGTATGAGGAAGACCCAATTACAGAAGATTTGTTTATTTTGGTGCAAACGGCTTTAGAATATTCCCAAAAAGGTGAAAGTGATAATGCGATCGCCATTCTAGAAGCCATTACCTCTACCTGTGCGGAAAATTGGGAGGAAGTATTAGAGTACGGTGCTGATAATGATGAAATTGCCTGGGAATTAAATTTGGCTTGGTGTGAAGTCATCCTTGCTACTGAACTGACATCAGAAGAAAAAGTTGATATTCAGGTGAGTTTGGAAGTTTGGCAAGATGAATGGAATGCCGATTTCAGCATGACTTTAGATGCTTTGCGTCAAGGCTGGGACTACCCGCCACTATTACGAGTCCTCCAAGGTGATATCAGCGAAATGGGAGTATGGGAACGAGAAATTCCCAACTACGCTGATGATTTGGCACTAATTCGTCTAAAAGTTCTTGAAAGTCAGGAACGTTACCAAGAATATCTGTATTTAGCCCAAGCAGAAGGACAAACCCAAGAATATTTAACCATGTTGGGGCGCTTAGGCAGAGTAGAGGAAGCACTGGCTGCGGCGGAAACCCAGATGAAATCCATTGAAGACGCTTTTGCCCTAGCTAAAACCCTAGCTGAACAAGGTTCATTGGCAGAAGCATTAGATATAGCCCAAGCAGGATTTAATTTACCAGGAAATAGCCAGTATGAATTAGGCATTTGGACAAGTGATTTAGCCGAGGCTTTAGGACATCCTCAAGCCGCCTTACTTGCACTCATGGCCGCCTTTCAAGTCAAACCCTGCTTTGTTGATTATCAAAGAATGGCAGAACTAGCGGGGGAGACATGGGAAGGTGTGAAGGCAGAGTTGTTAAGAATAGTCCGCACCTGTAGAAATTGGGGAGTAGAATCAGCCAAAGTGGATATATTTTTACATGAAGGATTGATTGAGGATGCTATTTCCACCGTAACCGAACTCAGTTCTCATAATTCAGCCTTAATTCACAGAGTTATGGAAGCAGCTATATCTCATAACCCAGACTGGGTAATAGCTAACGCCCGTCGTCGTGCTGAAAAAATTATGGATGAGGGCAAGGCAGAATATTATAATGATGCAATAGAATGGCTGGGAAAGGTACGTGCCGCTTATTTAAAATCTGGGAGACAAGCAGATTGGTCAAAGTATCGGGAAAAATTAATGGAAATCCATGCCCGTAAACGGAAATTGATGACAATGTTTAAAGAACCAGAGATGGAGTAA
- a CDS encoding pentapeptide repeat-containing protein, with protein MKKLISQTFTNLLLTTVCLVFVVAFSLVNQPSASAQTQTPSVTTQPIPAPITSVADNVRHLLETNECVGCNLIGAVLKDTNLSAANLENANLQNADLERAILQGTNLQGANLQGADLGKASIIGANLAGANLFDADLEKANLTDTNLLGANLTGADLEDSIRPQGFTVQ; from the coding sequence ATGAAAAAGTTAATTTCCCAAACATTCACTAACTTGCTACTGACTACAGTCTGTTTGGTGTTTGTAGTAGCATTTTCTTTAGTTAATCAACCCAGTGCTAGCGCTCAAACACAAACACCATCTGTAACTACACAACCCATACCTGCTCCCATCACATCTGTAGCAGATAACGTAAGGCATTTATTAGAAACTAACGAATGTGTAGGATGCAATCTTATAGGAGCAGTTCTCAAAGATACTAATCTATCTGCTGCAAATTTAGAGAATGCTAACTTGCAAAATGCTGATTTAGAGAGAGCAATTTTACAAGGAACTAATCTACAAGGTGCGAATTTGCAAGGCGCAGATTTGGGCAAAGCCAGCATTATAGGAGCTAATTTAGCAGGCGCAAACCTCTTTGATGCAGACTTAGAAAAAGCCAATTTAACAGATACCAATTTATTAGGTGCAAACCTGACTGGTGCAGATTTAGAGGACTCAATTAGACCCCAAGGCTTTACTGTTCAGTAA
- a CDS encoding Uma2 family endonuclease — protein MATQLSEAKPSHQLVISWEALPDDFQLEDEPVENTSQPILAGALRESLEISGFIQPQMLIASNFGLCATVNGQLIVKAPDWVYVPSVHEVVNSRRSYTPHLEGDVPAIVMEFLSETEGGEYSLKRTYPPGKWFFYEQILQIPIYVVFEPDGGLLEYYQLENGRYELKQPDENGRHWVDSMGLFLGTWQGSKEARTGYWLRWWDQAGNLLPWAVEQIEQERQRAEQERQQKERLIAYLQSQGIDPENLPSFE, from the coding sequence ATGGCAACTCAACTCAGCGAAGCCAAACCGTCCCATCAACTGGTAATCTCTTGGGAAGCGTTGCCCGATGATTTTCAACTAGAGGATGAACCAGTGGAGAATACAAGTCAGCCAATTTTGGCTGGTGCTTTGCGTGAAAGCTTAGAAATCAGTGGGTTCATCCAACCTCAAATGTTAATTGCCTCGAATTTTGGGCTTTGTGCCACTGTCAACGGTCAACTCATCGTGAAAGCGCCTGATTGGGTTTATGTACCATCAGTGCATGAGGTTGTAAACAGCCGCAGAAGTTATACACCCCATTTAGAAGGTGATGTCCCGGCAATTGTGATGGAATTTCTCTCGGAAACAGAGGGCGGAGAATATTCGCTTAAGCGGACATACCCCCCTGGAAAATGGTTTTTTTATGAACAAATATTGCAAATTCCTATTTACGTGGTTTTTGAGCCAGATGGCGGTTTGTTGGAATATTATCAATTGGAAAATGGCCGCTATGAATTAAAACAACCCGACGAAAATGGTCGTCATTGGGTTGATTCTATGGGCTTGTTTTTGGGAACATGGCAAGGAAGCAAAGAAGCTCGAACTGGTTATTGGTTGCGCTGGTGGGATCAGGCTGGTAATCTACTCCCTTGGGCGGTGGAACAGATTGAACAGGAACGCCAACGTGCCGAACAAGAACGTCAGCAAAAAGAAAGACTAATTGCTTATTTACAATCTCAGGGTATTGACCCGGAGAATTTGCCGTCATTTGAGTGA
- the nblR gene encoding response regulator transcription factor NblR yields MIATYSPCVLVIETDDSLANQLSFDLQEAGYEPILANDATTGLQYCRDRQPALVVLDRMLAGESGLSLCKNLRNTGVRSPVLVLMARDTVDDRVACLEAGADDYILKPYRPEDFLRLIRLYLKPDVDTTEQLRFGDLVLDLANRRAVYSGRNIDLTMKEFELLKYLMEHPREVLTREQILENVWGYDFMGESNVIEVYIRYLRLKIEDEGQKRLIQTVRGVGYVLRES; encoded by the coding sequence ATGATAGCTACTTATAGCCCTTGTGTTTTGGTGATCGAAACTGATGATAGCCTGGCAAATCAATTGTCTTTTGATTTACAAGAGGCTGGTTATGAACCTATTCTGGCTAATGATGCGACTACTGGCTTACAATATTGTCGCGATCGCCAGCCTGCTTTAGTGGTGTTAGATCGGATGCTAGCGGGTGAATCAGGATTGTCGTTGTGCAAGAATTTAAGGAATACCGGAGTGCGATCGCCTGTACTGGTGTTGATGGCTAGGGATACAGTAGATGATCGGGTTGCTTGTTTAGAAGCTGGAGCCGATGACTATATACTTAAACCTTACCGTCCAGAAGATTTTTTACGACTGATTCGCCTCTATTTAAAACCAGATGTAGACACCACAGAACAGTTACGCTTTGGCGATTTAGTTTTAGATTTAGCTAATCGCCGCGCTGTTTACAGTGGAAGAAACATTGACTTAACCATGAAAGAATTTGAACTCCTCAAATACTTAATGGAACATCCCCGTGAAGTATTAACCCGCGAACAAATTCTAGAAAATGTCTGGGGTTACGATTTTATGGGTGAGTCTAATGTGATTGAAGTTTATATTCGCTACCTACGCCTAAAAATTGAAGATGAAGGTCAAAAGCGCCTAATTCAGACAGTACGAGGCGTTGGTTACGTTTTAAGAGAATCTTAA